The proteins below come from a single Saccharopolyspora sp. SCSIO 74807 genomic window:
- a CDS encoding TRIC cation channel family protein translates to MAAESPLLLALDLTGTFAFAVNGALTAVRATRLDIVGVVTLGMITGMGGGTVRDVFLDSLPPATFVDGWYLLVAACGGLLAFGLSKPLHRLLPLITVLDAVGLSVFAVLGASKALQLGFGGVQAVLLGVITAVGGGTIRDVLIRRIPSVLRSELYAIPAMVAAGLTVLAVRTGVYGIGVALGAAAVCFAIRMLGVRYGLNAPEPPRGPHRRSDPEV, encoded by the coding sequence CGTTCGCGTTCGCGGTGAATGGGGCGTTGACGGCGGTGCGGGCGACTCGGCTGGACATCGTCGGGGTGGTCACGCTGGGGATGATCACCGGGATGGGTGGCGGGACGGTGCGCGACGTGTTCCTGGATTCGTTGCCGCCGGCCACGTTCGTCGATGGCTGGTACCTGCTGGTGGCGGCGTGCGGCGGGTTGTTGGCGTTCGGGTTGAGCAAGCCGCTGCACCGGTTGTTGCCGTTGATCACGGTGTTGGATGCGGTGGGGTTGAGCGTGTTCGCGGTGCTGGGGGCGAGCAAGGCGCTGCAGTTGGGGTTCGGTGGTGTGCAGGCGGTGCTGCTTGGGGTGATCACGGCGGTCGGGGGCGGCACGATCCGGGATGTGCTGATCCGCCGGATTCCGAGTGTGCTGCGCAGTGAGTTGTATGCGATTCCGGCGATGGTGGCGGCGGGGTTGACGGTGCTGGCGGTGCGCACCGGTGTTTATGGGATCGGTGTGGCGTTGGGGGCTGCGGCGGTGTGCTTCGCGATCCGGATGCTCGGTGTGCGTTATGGGCTCAACGCGCCGGAGCCGCCGAGGGGTCCGCATCGGCGGTCCGATCCGGAGGTGTGA
- a CDS encoding undecaprenyl-diphosphate phosphatase — protein sequence MLEWISLSWLQAMVLAVVQGLTEFLPISSSGHLRIVSQLFFGDDAGASFTAVTQIGTELAVVIYFFTDIVRLIATWFRGLVDAEVRRTQDYRLAWYVIVGSLPIGVLGVLFQDYIRGALRSLWVTGATLVLFGILLGLAEWLGRQQRAQDRLTLRDGALMGLAQSLALVPGVSRSGGTITAGLALGLTRPTAVRFSFLLAIPAVFAAGLSEIPEVFESGGPGLQPTGAQMIVATLVAGVIGYACIAWLLRFVERHSVYLFVWYRIVLGLAVFALLGFGVMQP from the coding sequence GTGCTGGAGTGGATTTCGTTGTCGTGGTTGCAGGCCATGGTGTTGGCCGTTGTGCAGGGGCTCACGGAGTTCCTGCCGATTTCGTCGTCCGGGCATCTGCGGATCGTGTCGCAGTTGTTCTTCGGGGATGACGCTGGTGCGTCGTTCACCGCGGTGACCCAGATCGGTACCGAGCTGGCCGTGGTGATCTATTTCTTCACCGACATCGTGCGGTTGATCGCGACGTGGTTCCGCGGTCTGGTCGATGCCGAGGTGCGCCGGACGCAGGATTACCGGCTGGCTTGGTACGTGATCGTGGGCAGCCTTCCGATCGGGGTGCTCGGGGTGCTGTTCCAGGACTACATCCGGGGCGCGTTGCGGAGCCTGTGGGTGACCGGGGCGACGCTGGTGCTGTTCGGGATTTTGCTGGGGCTGGCCGAGTGGCTCGGGCGCCAGCAGCGCGCGCAGGACCGGTTGACGTTGCGGGATGGTGCGCTGATGGGCTTGGCGCAGTCGTTGGCGCTGGTGCCCGGGGTGTCGCGTTCCGGAGGGACGATCACTGCGGGGCTGGCGCTGGGGTTGACCCGGCCGACCGCGGTGCGGTTCTCGTTCCTGCTGGCGATTCCGGCGGTGTTCGCGGCGGGGCTCTCGGAGATCCCGGAGGTGTTCGAAAGCGGCGGTCCGGGGTTGCAGCCCACGGGTGCGCAGATGATCGTGGCGACGCTGGTGGCGGGTGTGATCGGTTACGCCTGCATCGCGTGGCTGCTGCGGTTCGTGGAGCGGCACAGCGTGTACTTGTTCGTGTGGTACCGGATCGTGCTGGGGCTGGCGGTGTTCGCGCTGCTGGGGTTCGGCGTGATGCAGCCCTGA
- a CDS encoding histidine phosphatase family protein: protein MATLILLRHARSAANGSGILAGRSPGVGLDDAGSAQVAGLSKRLAEVPISSIVASPLQRCQDTVRALAGERELTPVAEPGLSEVDYGDWTNRKVSELTQEKLWSVVQQHPSAAVFPGGEGLAQVQARAVAAVREHDARVSAEHGPNAVWVACSHGDVIKAVLADALGLHLDGFQRIVVDPCSLSVVRYTETRPFVVKINDTGSDVSALLPPKESEQQSSDAVVGGSTGAPGGAA from the coding sequence GTGGCGACTCTCATCCTGCTCAGGCACGCGCGGTCGGCGGCGAACGGTTCCGGGATCCTGGCCGGGCGCAGTCCCGGGGTCGGTTTGGACGATGCGGGCAGCGCGCAGGTCGCGGGGCTGTCGAAGCGGTTGGCCGAGGTGCCGATCTCGTCGATCGTGGCTTCGCCCTTGCAGCGCTGCCAGGACACCGTGCGGGCGCTGGCGGGCGAGCGCGAATTGACGCCGGTCGCCGAACCTGGCTTGTCCGAAGTGGACTACGGGGATTGGACGAACCGGAAGGTTTCCGAGCTGACCCAGGAGAAGTTGTGGTCGGTGGTGCAGCAGCACCCGTCGGCGGCGGTGTTCCCGGGCGGTGAGGGGCTCGCGCAGGTGCAGGCCCGCGCGGTGGCCGCGGTGCGCGAGCACGACGCGCGGGTCTCGGCCGAGCACGGGCCGAACGCGGTGTGGGTGGCGTGCTCGCACGGGGACGTGATCAAGGCGGTGCTGGCCGATGCGTTGGGGCTGCACCTGGACGGTTTCCAGCGGATCGTGGTGGATCCGTGCTCGTTGAGCGTCGTGCGCTACACCGAGACGCGGCCGTTCGTGGTGAAGATCAACGACACCGGTTCGGACGTGTCGGCGTTGCTGCCGCCGAAGGAGTCCGAGCAGCAGTCCTCGGATGCCGTGGTCGGCGGTTCCACGGGCGCCCCGGGCGGTGCGGCGTGA
- a CDS encoding DUF6314 family protein, producing the protein MTEPGFAVTDVAAYFGGRWELHREITDDAGGRLGEFSGRAEFTAEPGDLLVYREDGVLELGAHRGPAQRTLHYQVIGPGQAQVWFDYGDFFHDLDLRTGRWQASHPCRDDLYRGEFGVEGPDRWWQCWRVSGPAKAHTLTTRFRRSP; encoded by the coding sequence GTGACCGAGCCGGGGTTCGCGGTCACCGATGTGGCCGCCTACTTCGGTGGCCGGTGGGAGCTGCACCGGGAGATCACCGATGATGCCGGTGGGCGGCTGGGGGAGTTCAGCGGCCGGGCGGAGTTCACCGCGGAGCCCGGCGATCTGCTGGTCTACCGCGAGGACGGGGTGCTCGAACTGGGTGCGCATCGCGGGCCTGCGCAGCGCACGCTGCACTACCAGGTGATCGGGCCGGGGCAGGCGCAGGTGTGGTTCGACTACGGCGATTTCTTCCACGACCTGGATCTGCGCACGGGTCGTTGGCAGGCGAGCCATCCTTGCCGGGACGACCTCTACCGCGGCGAGTTCGGCGTCGAGGGTCCGGATCGGTGGTGGCAGTGCTGGCGGGTCTCGGGTCCTGCGAAGGCGCACACGTTGACCACCCGGTTCCGGCGATCGCCGTAG
- a CDS encoding RtcB family protein, whose amino-acid sequence MQRLLEGAGVPIRMWADPREVEDAAMAQLRNIADLPWVHGLAVMPDVHLGKGATVGSVIAMRDAVSPSAVGVDIGCGMSAVRTSLSAADLPDDLGRLRRRIEQAVPVGFAMHGDPVDTSVAGEPGFDRFWRRFDELHEGVRDRRDRALRQLGSLGGGNHFIEVCLEQGGADAGRVWLMLHSGSRNIGKELAERHIEVAKSLPHNADLPDRDLAVFVSGTPQMAAYRHDLFWAQEYARRNRAVMVGLVRRALSSVVPGTRFDEPISCHHNYVAEESYGGVEVLVTRKGAIRAGSGELGIIPGSMGTGSFIVRGLGNEESFTSASHGAGRRMSRNKARKAFTAADLAAQTAGVECRKDAGVVDEIPAAYKDLDAVLRAQSDLVEVVAHLKQVVCVKG is encoded by the coding sequence ATGCAGCGGCTTCTCGAGGGCGCCGGTGTGCCCATCCGGATGTGGGCGGACCCGCGCGAGGTCGAGGACGCCGCGATGGCGCAGCTGCGCAACATCGCGGACCTGCCGTGGGTGCACGGGCTGGCGGTGATGCCGGACGTGCACCTGGGCAAGGGCGCGACGGTCGGCAGCGTGATCGCGATGCGGGATGCGGTTTCGCCTTCGGCGGTGGGCGTGGACATCGGCTGCGGGATGAGCGCGGTGCGCACGTCGCTGTCGGCGGCGGACCTGCCGGACGATCTGGGCCGGTTGCGGCGGCGGATCGAGCAGGCGGTGCCGGTGGGTTTCGCGATGCACGGCGACCCGGTGGACACCTCGGTCGCCGGTGAACCCGGTTTCGACCGGTTCTGGCGGCGCTTCGACGAGCTGCACGAGGGGGTGCGGGACAGGCGCGATCGGGCGCTGCGGCAGCTGGGCAGCCTCGGCGGCGGGAACCACTTCATCGAGGTGTGCCTGGAGCAGGGCGGTGCGGACGCGGGCCGGGTGTGGCTGATGCTGCACTCCGGTTCGCGCAACATCGGCAAGGAGCTCGCCGAGCGGCACATCGAGGTGGCGAAGTCGTTGCCGCACAACGCTGATCTGCCCGATCGGGACCTGGCCGTGTTCGTCTCCGGCACGCCGCAGATGGCCGCCTACCGCCACGACCTGTTCTGGGCGCAGGAGTACGCCCGCCGCAACCGGGCGGTGATGGTCGGGCTGGTGCGGCGGGCGTTGTCGTCGGTGGTGCCGGGAACGCGGTTCGACGAGCCGATCTCGTGCCACCACAACTACGTCGCCGAGGAGTCCTACGGCGGGGTGGAGGTGCTGGTGACCCGCAAGGGCGCGATCCGCGCGGGCAGCGGCGAGCTGGGGATCATCCCGGGCAGCATGGGCACCGGCTCGTTCATCGTGCGCGGGCTCGGTAACGAGGAATCGTTCACCTCCGCCTCGCACGGGGCCGGTCGGCGGATGTCGCGGAACAAGGCCCGCAAGGCGTTCACCGCGGCGGACCTGGCCGCGCAGACCGCAGGGGTCGAGTGCCGCAAGGACGCCGGGGTGGTCGACGAGATCCCGGCGGCCTACAAGGATCTCGACGCGGTGCTGCGCGCCCAGTCGGACCTGGTCGAGGTCGTCGCGCACCTCAAGCAGGTGGTGTGCGTGAAGGGCTGA
- the map gene encoding type I methionyl aminopeptidase, with the protein MIELKSRGELDVMREAGRITAAALSAVREHAAVGVRLRELDEVARAVIAECGAAPVFDGYHPNWAPSPFPGAICASVNDAIVHGIPGDQRLARGDLLSVDCGARLDGWCGDAAITFPVGEADPADEQLVRDTTAALEDGIAAAQPGGRLGDVSAAIGVLGRGGGYGLPGPLGGHGVGRDMHEAPFVPNEGKPGRGVPLRPGLVLALEPMLLAGGRDDIDTGDDGWTVRTGDGSRAAHVEHTVAITADGPVVLTAA; encoded by the coding sequence GTGATCGAGTTGAAGTCCCGCGGCGAACTCGACGTGATGCGGGAAGCCGGACGCATCACCGCCGCAGCGTTGAGCGCGGTGCGCGAGCACGCCGCGGTCGGGGTGCGGCTGCGTGAGCTCGACGAGGTCGCCCGCGCGGTCATCGCCGAGTGCGGCGCCGCGCCGGTGTTCGACGGCTATCACCCGAACTGGGCGCCGAGCCCGTTCCCCGGTGCGATCTGCGCGTCGGTCAACGACGCCATCGTGCATGGCATCCCGGGTGATCAGCGCCTCGCGCGCGGGGATTTGCTCAGCGTGGACTGCGGGGCGCGCCTGGACGGCTGGTGCGGGGACGCGGCGATCACCTTCCCGGTCGGCGAGGCCGACCCGGCGGATGAGCAGTTGGTGCGGGACACGACGGCGGCCTTGGAGGACGGGATCGCCGCTGCTCAGCCGGGCGGGCGGCTCGGGGACGTCTCGGCGGCCATCGGCGTGCTCGGCCGCGGCGGCGGGTATGGGCTGCCCGGCCCGCTCGGCGGTCACGGCGTGGGGCGGGACATGCACGAGGCGCCGTTCGTGCCCAACGAAGGCAAACCGGGGCGTGGTGTGCCGCTGCGGCCCGGGCTGGTGCTGGCGCTGGAACCGATGCTGCTGGCCGGTGGGCGCGACGACATCGACACCGGAGACGACGGTTGGACCGTGCGCACCGGTGACGGCAGCCGCGCCGCGCACGTCGAGCACACCGTGGCGATCACCGCGGACGGGCCGGTGGTGCTCACGGCCGCGTGA
- a CDS encoding TetR/AcrR family transcriptional regulator, whose amino-acid sequence MSTQRVWKGESVAQRRADRRSRLLAAGTRLLGSGGGSAVTVRAVCREAGLTERYFYEAFTDRDELVVTVYDRVAAQTREVVARAVADERGDLETRARATVQALVDFLAEDPHRARILVAEALVDPVLTREGIRVAPELFGLLVDEVLPARTADARDRTLLATSLAGGIGATILAWCAGELDIGRDRIVEHAVTLISTMVRGSAAGEPS is encoded by the coding sequence ATGAGCACCCAGCGGGTTTGGAAAGGTGAAAGCGTTGCGCAGCGGCGCGCCGACCGGCGCAGCCGCCTGCTGGCCGCGGGTACCAGACTGCTCGGTTCCGGCGGCGGATCGGCCGTGACCGTGCGGGCGGTGTGCCGGGAAGCGGGCCTGACCGAGCGCTACTTCTACGAGGCCTTCACCGACCGCGACGAACTCGTCGTCACCGTCTACGACCGGGTCGCCGCGCAAACCCGCGAAGTCGTCGCCCGAGCCGTCGCCGACGAACGCGGCGACCTCGAAACCCGCGCCCGCGCCACGGTCCAGGCGCTGGTGGACTTCCTGGCCGAGGACCCGCACCGCGCCCGGATCCTGGTGGCCGAAGCCCTCGTCGACCCGGTGCTGACCCGCGAAGGCATCCGGGTCGCACCCGAGCTGTTCGGCCTGCTCGTCGACGAAGTGCTGCCCGCGCGGACCGCGGACGCGCGCGACCGCACGCTGCTGGCCACCTCGCTGGCCGGTGGCATCGGCGCCACGATCCTGGCCTGGTGCGCCGGCGAACTCGACATCGGCCGCGACCGCATAGTCGAGCACGCCGTGACGTTGATCAGCACGATGGTCCGCGGCTCCGCGGCCGGCGAGCCTTCCTGA
- a CDS encoding class I SAM-dependent methyltransferase has product MGPNPLWLLEDLSRDCTFRPGMKVLDLGCGTGMTSIFLAREYGVEVWASELWLPAEDNAARFARAGVGDQVHAVRAEAHDLPFEPEQFDAVLSVDSYHYFGTDDLYLGYLSRFLKPGGQLSIAVPSLHRELRELGGAPAHLRTGVGWEVLAFHTPEWWRFEWEQTGLVEVIASRAQSDGWLDWKLWCEVCAEHSPDELVRQHSRAEIPMLDTDRGELLTFALVTGRKNGSAE; this is encoded by the coding sequence ATGGGTCCGAATCCGCTGTGGCTGCTCGAGGACCTCAGCCGGGACTGCACCTTCCGGCCCGGGATGAAGGTCCTCGATCTCGGGTGCGGAACGGGCATGACCTCGATCTTCCTGGCGCGCGAGTACGGCGTCGAAGTGTGGGCCTCGGAACTGTGGCTCCCGGCCGAGGACAACGCCGCGCGATTCGCTCGGGCAGGCGTCGGCGACCAGGTCCACGCCGTGCGTGCCGAAGCGCACGACCTGCCGTTCGAACCGGAACAGTTCGATGCGGTCCTGTCCGTGGACAGCTACCACTACTTCGGCACCGATGATCTCTACCTCGGCTACCTCAGCCGGTTCCTCAAGCCGGGCGGTCAGCTGTCGATCGCCGTGCCGTCACTGCACCGCGAATTGCGCGAACTCGGTGGCGCCCCGGCGCATCTGCGAACCGGGGTGGGCTGGGAGGTCCTGGCCTTTCACACACCCGAGTGGTGGCGCTTCGAGTGGGAGCAGACCGGACTTGTCGAGGTCATTGCAAGCCGGGCGCAATCCGATGGTTGGCTCGACTGGAAGCTGTGGTGCGAGGTCTGTGCCGAACACTCTCCCGACGAGCTCGTCAGGCAGCACTCCCGCGCGGAGATCCCCATGCTCGACACCGACCGTGGCGAACTGCTGACCTTCGCGCTCGTCACCGGCCGGAAAAACGGATCTGCGGAGTGA
- a CDS encoding cytochrome P450 codes for MQRRSSVLDTVPADRADAGLRPVRGDAGPPVLGYALQATSDPLAFHRKRYEQYGPVSWFSAFGTRTVLLLGPEATGTALQNRDKAFANGPGWRRLIGPFFDGGLMLRDFDDHLAHRRILQQAFTNDRLRSYLAELHGAIACGIEQWSPRADFPVYTALKALTLDLASDIFMGGVDFGRRKQEVNQAFIGCVQAATSLVRLPLPGTRWRRGLRGRALLEQVLRPQVARRRAEDSAGEDLFSQLCTASDDDGARFTDDEVVDHMVFLLMAAHDTSTITATSMVSFLGRNPEWQQRCRAEADALSAEKPSREELDGLEALDLVMKESLRLVTPVPSLMRQTVADTEVCGHHLPAGTPVAVASHQVHHDPQVWTDPERFDPDRFAEPRREDRNHRFAWQPFGGGVHKCIGMHFGTMEVKAIMTQLLRRFSWTVDPAYEMPLNYNSLPFPTDGAPVALRRRERASTPA; via the coding sequence ATGCAGCGACGAAGCAGCGTGCTCGACACGGTGCCCGCGGACCGCGCGGATGCCGGGTTGCGACCCGTGCGCGGTGATGCGGGACCACCCGTGCTCGGCTACGCGCTCCAGGCGACCAGCGACCCGTTGGCGTTCCACCGCAAGCGCTACGAGCAGTACGGCCCGGTGTCCTGGTTCAGCGCGTTCGGCACCCGCACGGTGCTGCTGCTCGGTCCGGAGGCGACCGGCACCGCGCTGCAGAACCGGGACAAGGCCTTCGCCAACGGTCCCGGCTGGCGCCGGCTGATCGGGCCGTTCTTCGACGGCGGGCTGATGCTGCGCGACTTCGACGACCACCTCGCGCACCGGCGCATCCTGCAGCAGGCGTTCACCAACGACCGGCTGCGCAGCTACCTCGCCGAACTGCACGGCGCCATCGCCTGCGGGATCGAGCAGTGGTCACCGCGCGCGGACTTCCCCGTCTACACCGCGCTGAAAGCGCTCACGCTCGACCTCGCCAGCGACATCTTCATGGGCGGAGTCGACTTCGGACGGCGCAAGCAGGAGGTCAACCAGGCGTTCATCGGCTGCGTGCAGGCCGCTACCTCGCTGGTGCGCCTGCCGCTGCCGGGCACCCGGTGGCGGCGCGGCCTGCGCGGGCGGGCGCTGCTGGAACAGGTGCTGCGCCCGCAGGTCGCCCGGCGCCGCGCCGAGGACTCGGCGGGCGAGGACCTGTTCTCGCAGCTGTGCACCGCCTCCGACGACGACGGGGCGCGGTTCACCGACGACGAGGTCGTCGACCACATGGTGTTCCTGCTGATGGCCGCGCACGACACCTCCACGATCACCGCGACCAGCATGGTCAGCTTCCTCGGCAGGAACCCGGAGTGGCAGCAGCGCTGCCGCGCCGAGGCCGACGCGCTGAGCGCGGAAAAGCCCAGCCGCGAGGAACTCGACGGGCTCGAAGCGCTGGACCTGGTGATGAAGGAGTCGCTGCGGCTGGTGACGCCGGTCCCGTCGCTGATGCGCCAGACCGTGGCCGACACCGAGGTCTGCGGGCACCACCTGCCCGCGGGGACTCCGGTCGCGGTCGCCTCCCACCAGGTCCACCACGATCCGCAGGTCTGGACCGACCCGGAGCGGTTCGACCCGGACCGGTTCGCCGAACCGCGGCGGGAGGACCGCAACCACCGCTTCGCCTGGCAGCCCTTCGGCGGCGGCGTGCACAAGTGCATCGGCATGCACTTCGGGACCATGGAGGTCAAGGCGATCATGACGCAGCTGCTGCGCCGGTTCAGCTGGACCGTGGACCCCGCCTACGAGATGCCGCTGAACTACAACTCGCTGCCGTTCCCGACCGACGGCGCACCGGTCGCGCTGCGCCGCCGCGAGCGCGCGAGCACCCCGGCCTGA
- a CDS encoding SDR family NAD(P)-dependent oxidoreductase: MRQLTGKVVVITGAGGGIGRALAQRFAAAGAVLALSDVDPAAARETARQACGEDGARCYALDVTDRDAVAEHARQVRSDLGPANVMINNAGVAAIGDLVDLSWQQLDWIHGINVNGVLHGTRAFLPELVDSGDGHLVNISSLFGLLGVPAQSAYCAGKAYVRALTESVRQEMRVAGHRVGATVVHPGFVRTDFVRSGQAAGDGDAAALGDVVDRWVRTTPEQVADKVVRAVRKDRGRVLVGADAYLGDALARLSPVGYQALTSALTRSMKRTSDAENTGGERQSA, from the coding sequence GTGCGGCAACTGACCGGCAAAGTAGTCGTGATCACCGGAGCGGGCGGCGGCATCGGCCGCGCGCTGGCGCAGCGGTTCGCCGCGGCGGGCGCGGTGCTCGCGCTGTCCGATGTGGACCCCGCGGCCGCCCGGGAGACCGCCCGGCAGGCGTGCGGCGAGGACGGCGCGCGCTGCTACGCGCTGGACGTGACCGACCGCGACGCGGTCGCCGAGCACGCGCGGCAGGTGCGGTCCGACCTGGGCCCGGCCAACGTCATGATCAACAATGCCGGGGTGGCCGCGATCGGCGACCTCGTCGACCTGTCGTGGCAGCAGCTGGACTGGATCCACGGCATCAACGTCAACGGGGTGCTGCACGGCACCCGGGCGTTCCTGCCGGAACTGGTCGACTCCGGCGACGGGCACCTGGTCAACATCTCCAGCCTGTTCGGACTGCTGGGAGTACCGGCCCAATCGGCCTACTGCGCGGGCAAGGCTTACGTGCGCGCGCTGACCGAATCGGTCCGCCAGGAGATGCGCGTGGCCGGGCACCGCGTCGGTGCGACCGTGGTCCACCCCGGATTCGTGCGCACCGACTTCGTGCGCTCCGGCCAGGCCGCCGGGGACGGTGACGCGGCCGCGCTCGGCGACGTCGTCGACCGGTGGGTGCGCACCACCCCGGAGCAGGTCGCCGACAAGGTCGTGCGCGCGGTCCGCAAGGACCGCGGCAGGGTGCTGGTCGGAGCCGACGCCTACCTCGGCGACGCGCTCGCCCGGCTGAGCCCGGTCGGGTACCAGGCGTTGACCAGTGCGTTGACCCGGTCGATGAAGCGGACCAGCGACGCCGAAAACACCGGCGGCGAACGGCAATCCGCCTAG
- a CDS encoding NAD-dependent epimerase/dehydratase family protein, translating to MRVLVLGGTRFLGRRVTERLHARGDEVLLVHRGRHEPHPWLPVAHLRTDRRELAGHAERVREFAPQAVVDTSALTGSDVDAVLPVLPRVPAVVLSSQDVYEAFAALRAGRHHSDGPLTEDSPVRAERYPYRGLGYDSVPEDYEKLDVEQRWLARGAVVLRLPLSYGPHDWQRREDAVLRRLRAGRRSIPVGPGELLWTRGHVEDLATGVLAALDRRAADGMVLNLGETGTPPLRQWFEQIVAAAGSDARLVRVADEVLPPDVALTAQQPQHLLVSVERARAVLGWNPGEPATRVAESVRWHLAHPPDTTWTDADTAADEAALAHR from the coding sequence ATGCGAGTTCTGGTGCTGGGCGGCACGCGGTTCCTCGGCCGCCGGGTGACCGAGCGGCTGCACGCGCGGGGGGACGAGGTGCTGCTGGTGCACCGCGGCAGGCACGAACCGCACCCGTGGCTACCGGTGGCGCACTTGCGCACCGATCGCCGCGAGCTGGCCGGGCACGCCGAGCGGGTGCGCGAGTTCGCCCCACAGGCCGTGGTGGACACCAGCGCGCTGACCGGGTCCGATGTGGACGCGGTGCTGCCGGTGCTGCCGCGGGTTCCGGCGGTGGTGCTCTCCAGCCAGGACGTCTACGAAGCGTTCGCGGCGTTGCGGGCCGGTCGCCACCACAGCGACGGGCCGTTGACCGAGGACTCGCCGGTGCGCGCCGAGCGCTACCCGTACCGCGGTCTCGGGTACGACTCGGTGCCCGAGGACTACGAGAAGCTGGATGTGGAACAGCGGTGGCTGGCCCGCGGCGCGGTGGTGCTGCGGTTGCCGTTGAGCTACGGCCCGCACGATTGGCAGCGCCGCGAGGACGCCGTGCTGCGGCGGCTGCGGGCCGGTCGCCGCAGCATTCCGGTGGGTCCGGGTGAGTTGCTGTGGACGCGAGGTCACGTCGAGGACCTGGCGACCGGTGTGCTCGCGGCGCTGGATCGGCGCGCCGCGGACGGGATGGTGCTCAACCTCGGCGAGACCGGCACGCCGCCGCTGCGGCAGTGGTTCGAGCAGATCGTGGCCGCGGCAGGCTCGGACGCCCGGCTGGTGCGCGTCGCCGACGAGGTGTTGCCGCCGGATGTGGCGCTGACCGCGCAGCAGCCGCAACACCTGCTCGTCTCGGTCGAACGCGCCCGCGCCGTGCTGGGCTGGAACCCGGGTGAACCGGCGACGCGGGTCGCCGAGTCGGTGCGCTGGCACCTGGCGCACCCGCCCGACACGACCTGGACCGACGCCGACACCGCTGCCGACGAGGCCGCGCTGGCGCACCGCTGA
- a CDS encoding alpha/beta fold hydrolase, with the protein MPMITTRDGTGIFYKDWGAGPPVVFSHGWPLNADAWDEQLNLVASHGFRAIAHDRRGHGRSGQPWRGHDMDTYADDLSALLDSLDLREAVLVGHSTGGGEIARYIGRHGGSRVAKAVLLGAVPPLMLRTPNNPEGTPMEVFDDIRKSVRGDRSQFLWDFSASFYGADRAGSTITHGARSAFWLMGMQVAINAALECVAAFSETDFTDDLRRFEMPTLVAHGDDDQIVPIQAAANKSAQLIPHATLQVYSGAPHGLAGSYRDAFERDLLSFLTSRVAEPATTG; encoded by the coding sequence ATGCCGATGATCACCACCCGCGACGGAACCGGCATCTTCTACAAGGACTGGGGAGCCGGCCCGCCGGTCGTGTTCAGCCACGGCTGGCCGCTCAACGCCGACGCGTGGGACGAGCAGCTGAACCTGGTCGCCTCGCACGGATTCCGCGCCATCGCGCACGACCGGCGCGGGCACGGGCGTTCCGGGCAGCCGTGGCGCGGCCACGACATGGACACCTACGCCGACGATCTCTCCGCGCTGCTGGACTCGCTGGATCTGCGGGAAGCGGTGCTGGTCGGGCATTCCACCGGCGGCGGCGAGATCGCCCGCTACATCGGCAGGCACGGCGGTTCCCGGGTGGCCAAGGCGGTGCTGCTGGGTGCGGTGCCGCCGCTGATGCTGCGCACGCCGAACAACCCGGAGGGCACGCCGATGGAGGTCTTCGACGACATCCGCAAGAGCGTGCGCGGGGACCGTTCGCAGTTCCTCTGGGACTTCTCCGCGTCCTTCTACGGCGCCGACCGGGCGGGTTCGACGATCACCCACGGGGCGCGCAGCGCGTTCTGGCTGATGGGGATGCAGGTCGCGATCAACGCGGCGCTGGAGTGCGTGGCGGCGTTCTCCGAGACCGACTTCACCGACGATCTGCGCCGCTTCGAGATGCCCACGCTGGTCGCGCACGGCGACGACGACCAGATCGTGCCGATCCAGGCCGCGGCGAACAAGTCCGCCCAGTTGATCCCGCATGCGACGTTGCAGGTGTATTCCGGGGCGCCGCACGGGCTGGCGGGGTCGTACCGGGACGCGTTCGAGCGGGACCTGCTGAGCTTTCTGACCTCCCGCGTCGCGGAACCGGCCACCACCGGCTGA